DNA from Metabacillus flavus:
CTTGCAGAAGATCTTCCATAATATCCTTTACAATGAGTTCTTCAACCTCTAATACGTTCATAAGCTGTTTAACGGACAGCCCTTCGTCTCCTGCAGCAAAGAGCAGTGCTTCTACGATGGATTTCCACTGGATGATTCCTGTCAATTGCTTTTTCCACTCCCTGTAATATATAAATCTGAAAAGTTTCCTTCCTGTTCGATCACAATAAGCTGAGATTTCATCAGCTCTAATACGGCTAAAAACGTCACAACCAGATATTCCTTTGAATCGTCAGGGAATAATTCCATGAAGTTTCGGCGTCCGGGTCTGGTTTTTAAATCATCAAGAATCTCATTCATCCGTCTTTCAATCGGTATTTCCTGTCTGGAAATCTTTGTTTGAAGCGGTTTTTGAAGCTTCTTTCTTCTTAGAACCTTCTGAAAAGCACTCAGCATATCGTAAACGGAAATATCAAGAGGTGTTCTTTCAGGAGAGGTTTCCTGTGCGAACTCGCTTAAATCGCTTGGCGGCTTTGTGTAAACAAGCGCTCTCTCCTCTTCACGGGTTTTCAGTTCGATGGCTGCTTCTTTATATTTTCTGTAATCAATGAGCCTTCTCATCAGCTCATCACGGGGATCCTCTTCAAGTTCCAGACCGAATTCCTCATCAAAAAGCTCTTCCTCCTGTTTAGGCAAAAGCATTTTGCTTTTAATGGAAAGAAGAGTTGCAGCCATGACAAGATACTCTGAGGCAACATCCAGCTCAAGCTCTTTCATTGTGTGTATATAGAGCAGATACTGCTCCGTGATTTGGGAAACGGGTATATCATATATGTCAATTTCCAGTCTGTTAATTAAGTGCAAAAGAAGATCCAGCGGCCCTTCAAACGCATCTATTTTCACTTGATATTCCAAATTAAATCTCACCAACATCCTTCTTTAAACTGCGCTATCCCTTAGTATAGAACAATCCAACTTATTGTCCAACATTAAATTAACCGGAATCGCAAAATGATATTTTTCTATAAACCGGGCGAACGCCCAGACAATTGAGTCATCCGCACATATGATACGAAGGAAAAGAGCATGATTTTGAAGGAGGAAATTAAAAATGGGTGATAAAGGATTCGGATACGGCGGCGGCTTTGCATTAATCGTTGTGCTTTTCATTTTGCTTATTATTGTTGGAGCGGCTTGGCTGTACTAATAAATATTCGGAAAGCGCCCAGCAGGCGCTTTCTTTTGTTTTAAAGGAAATCTGATCTATGGTACAATTTT
Protein-coding regions in this window:
- a CDS encoding segregation/condensation protein A — its product is MEYQVKIDAFEGPLDLLLHLINRLEIDIYDIPVSQITEQYLLYIHTMKELELDVASEYLVMAATLLSIKSKMLLPKQEEELFDEEFGLELEEDPRDELMRRLIDYRKYKEAAIELKTREEERALVYTKPPSDLSEFAQETSPERTPLDISVYDMLSAFQKVLRRKKLQKPLQTKISRQEIPIERRMNEILDDLKTRPGRRNFMELFPDDSKEYLVVTFLAVLELMKSQLIVIEQEGNFSDLYITGSGKSN
- a CDS encoding YjcZ family sporulation protein gives rise to the protein MGDKGFGYGGGFALIVVLFILLIIVGAAWLY